A part of Syngnathus acus chromosome 20, fSynAcu1.2, whole genome shotgun sequence genomic DNA contains:
- the LOC119139619 gene encoding protein 4.1-like isoform X5, with protein sequence MTSMQQEGLEAESVPELATQFGKGELSYDRGLSLATDQSAASTPVRRSLSFRTMQTKVTLLDGSVFSCTLEKRARGLQLLDKVCEHVNLLERDYFALSFKDADNNKNWLDPGKEMKKQLRGVPWNFSFNVKFYPPDPAQLSEDITRYFLCLQLRQDVASGRLPCSLATHAVLGSYTVQSELGDYDADECGSDYVSELCLAPNQSKQLEEKIMELHKSYRGMTPAEAEMLFLETVKKLSMYGVDLHHARDSEDVAIMLGVCAGGLLVYRDRLRINRFSWPKILKISYKRNNFYIKIRPEEFEQFESTIAFKLLNHRAAKRLWKVCVEHHSFFRLLSPEEPPKRFLSLGSKFHYSGRTQIQSRRASSQICRPAPHFPRCVSKRNLLSRSLDGDMGTGLYMVSKAVTVSDLITTVTPEKRREEHFDEATNQEGAFRSIEEVQVKVEHKVEQQEAEQEAELEVAQEAEQEAAQEAEQEPEQEAEQEPEQEAEQETEESKVTEASESPLTPEQVEDKLENTELTETVDGDLTGTESEQEDLFKSSQEIISSPVKAEKKVSAISDLRRSFLEGGAPKVGLSEWEKRLAGSPVRRLDDSPMIEPLDADEPPPLDEMSPELNALLKSAQKAKTFREENLLQTSERVHTIMVVSGEEEKESLWQRRADADGDLRLALPLTSQSFTVESSSTTHVTKMINRGISESRIEKRIVISGDTGLDRDQEA encoded by the exons ATGACAAGCATGCAGCAGGAGGGGCTGGAGGCGGAGTCTGTCCCAGAACTGGCCACACAG TTCGGGAAGGGCGAGCTGTCCTACGACCGAGGCCTCTCCCTGGCAACTGATCAGAGCGCCGCCTCCACCCCAGTCAGAAGGTCTCTGAGCTTCCGGACCATGCAGACCAAAGTCACCCTGCTGGATGGCTCCGTCTTCAGCTGCACGTTGGAG AAACGTGCTCGTGGTCTTCAGCTGTTGGACAAGGTCTGCGAGCATGTCAACCTGCTGGAGCGAGACTACTTTGCCTTGTCGTTCAAAGACGCCGACAACAACAAG AACTGGTTGGATCCCGGGAAGGAGATGAAGAAACAGCTCCGAG GCGTCCCCTGGAATTTCTCCTTCAATGTCAAGTTTTACCCCCCTGACCCTGCCCAGCTCTCTGAGGACATCACCAG GTACTTCCTGTGCCTGCAGCTCAGGCAGGACGTGGCCTCGGGCCGACTCCCGTGTTCCTTGGCCACTCACGCCGTCCTGGGCTCCTACACCGTCCAGTCGGAGCTGGGGGACTACGACGCGG aTGAATGTGGCTCCGACTACGTGAGCGAGCTTTGCTTGGCTCCCAACCAAAGCAAGCAATTGGAGGAGAAGATCATGGAGCTCCACAAGAGTTACAG AGGAATGACACCGGCTGAAGCCGAGATGCTTTTCCTGGAAACCGTCAAGAAACTTTCCATGTATGGAGTTGACCTTCATCACGCCAGG GACTCTGAAGACGTTGCCATCATGCTGGGCGTGTGCGCTGGCGGCCTGCTGGTCTACAGGGACCGGCTGAGGATCAACAGGTTTTCATGGCCAAAGATCCTCAAGATCTCctacaaaagaaacaatttcTACATCAAGATCCGCCCCGAAGAG TTTGAACAGTTTGAATCGACCATCGCCTTCAAGTTGCTCAACCACAGGGCGGCCAAAAGATTGTGGAAAGTTTGTGTGGAGCATCACTCCTTCTTCAG ACTCCTCTCTCCAGAAGAACCTCCCAAacgttttctctctctcggttCCAAGTTCCACTACAGCGGTCGCACTCAAATCCAGAGCCGCAGGGCCAGTTCTCAAATTTGCAGACCCGCGCCCCATTTCCCACGATGCGTCAGCAAGAGGAACTTGCTGAGTCGCAGCCTGGATGGAG acaTGGGAACAGGCCTGTATATGGTGTCCAAAGCTGTCACTGTCAGTGACCTCATCACCACGGTGACGCCTGagaagaggagggaggagcATTTTGACGAAGCAACCAATCAGGAGGGAGCGTTTCGATCAA TTGAGGAGGTGCAGGTGAAGGTTGAGCACAAGGTAGAGCAGCAAGAAGCTGAGCAAGAAGCTGAGCTAGAAGTTGCGCAAGAAGCTGAGCAAGAAGCTGCGCAAGAAGCTGAGCAAGAACCTGAGCAAGAAGCTGAGCAAGAACCTGAGCAAGAAGCTGAGCAAGAGACGGAGGAGAGCAAAGTAACGGAGGCGTCGGAAAGTCCACTGACTCCCGAGCAAGTCGAAGACAAACTTGAAAAT ACAGAGCTGACAGAGACGGTGGATGGAGACCTGACAGGAACTGAG TCCGAGCAAGAAGATTTGTTTAAAAGCAGTCAG GAAATCATCTCAAGCCCGGTGAAGGCTGAGAAGAAGGTGAGCGCCATCAGTGACCTGCGGCGCTCTTTCTTAGAGGGAGGGGCGCCAAAGGTGGGGCTGAGCGAGTGGGAAAAGCGCTTGGCGGGGTCGCCCGTTCGACGACTTGATGACTCGCCGATGATTGAACCTTTGGATGCGGACGAG CCGCCTCCGTTGGACGAAATGTCTCCTGAGCTGAACGCTTTGCTCAAGTCGGCCCAAAAGGCAAAAACCTTCAGAGAGGAAAATCTcctgcag ACTTCAGAGCGGGTCCATACCATCATGGTGGTGTcgggggaggaggagaaggagtcATTGTGGCAG AGGCGAGCGGACGCAGACGGCGATCTCCGACTGGCACTGCCGCTGACTTCGCAGAGCTTCACCGTCGAGTCGTCCAGTACCACCCACGTTACCAAG ATGATAAATCGAGGGATTTCGGAAAGCAGGATTGAGAAGAGAATCGTGATTTCCGGAGACACGGGGTTGGACCGCGATCAG GAAGCTTAA